The Deltaproteobacteria bacterium nucleotide sequence CCCCCGAGGAGCCGGCGCAGCTCGAGCTCCGCGAGGCCGTGCTCCACCTCCTCGACCTTCGCCATGAGCTCGGCGAGCGCTTCCGGGGCGCCCTCCTCGGCCAGCTCGAGGAAGACCTGGGCCTCGTCCACCCCTTCGCGCTGCCGCCGCCAGCGCTCGATGGCGTCGCGCACGTCAGCCGCCTCGCGGCCGACGGCCTGCGCCTTCTCGGCGTCCTTCCAGAAGTCGGGCGCGCCCGCCTGCGCGCTCAGCTCGGCTGCGCGGCGCTCCAGCGCGGGCAGGTCAAAGATGCCTCCCGAGCTCCGCGACGCGATGGTCGAGGGCCCGCACGCGGTCGCGGAGCGACGCGAGCATGAGGTCGTCGGTCATCGTGCGGTCGCGGGCCATGCTGACGGCATAGCTTAGCCGAAGCGCCGGCGCGCCGCGAGCGATCGCCCGGAGCTGGAGCGCGACCCAAGACTTCTTGGGTCGCGGGCACGGACGCGAGCATGTGGCGCTCGCGTCACGCGCGACCGCTGTGCCGCGGCTGGCGAAGCCAGCGCGGCAGAACGGACACGCGCCGTTCGAGAGGTCTTGCGGCGCTCATGTTTATCGGTTGGCGATTAGGCCTGTCTGCGGCAGCCGTGGAACCGCGCGTGTTCGTCTGCCGCGCTGGCTTCGCCAGCCGCGGCAGGACAGTCGGGCGTGATCCCGACGGAACACCCTCGCGTCCGGTTCGCGACCCAAGAAGTCTTGGGTCGCGCTCCTAGTGGCCCCCCAGGCCCTCGGCCCGCGTGAAGTGCCGCTCGCCCTCCTCGGCGAGGCCGAGCGCGTCCCGGTAGACGAAGCCGAGGAGCTGCTCGAGCGAGGCGTCGGCCGGATAGGCTGCCGCGAGCCGCTCGAGCGTCTCGGCCGCCTCCCGGTCGCGACCGAGCTCGTGCGCGACGCGCACGAACGGCACCGCGAGGAGGCTCTCGTCGCGGGGCGGCAGCGTGCGCTGATCGGGTCCGGCGTACGCCTTCTCGAGGCCGCTCACGAGCTCGTCGAACGCGCGCGCGCGGTCGCCGTGGTCGTAGTAGAAGCGCGCCGCCATATGGAACTCGTCCGGCCGGTAGCGCTGCTGCCGCTCGACCGAGGGCAGGAGGTTGGCGGACACGATCCCGACGGCCAGCGCGGCGAGCGCCGCCGGGACGGCGGCCCGCCAGCGACGCGCGGCGATCCGGCGCGCGAGCCAGTCCACCGCCACGGCGGCGTAGACGATCAGCACGGCCGTCATGGCGAGGCGGTAGCGGCCGACGATGGTGCCGTACATCAGGCCGCCGACGGCCGCGAGCAGGAAGTACCAGAGGAGACGATGGCGGGCGGCATGACGCCGGTCGAGCCACAGCCCGAGCACGCCGAGCGCGAGCACGACGTCGTAGTGCAGTGAGAAGCGCAGCAAGGGCGAGCGGTCGACGAAGTAGTACCAGTTGACGTCGTCCATGCCCTCGTAGCGCGCAAAGATCGCGCGCAGCTTGAACCACTCGTTGGCGACGAGGCGCCTCCAGTCGCCGTCGTACGTCGCCAGCGTCAGGCGGATGGCGCGTCCGAGGTGGCCGTCGGCCTGCTCGAGGATCGTGCGGGTGGCGGACGGGATCCTGGTGCTGACGAGCGAGCTGTCGGCGGCGTTGCCGTAGACGAAGGTGTCAAGGGCGCGCGTCGAGAAGGACAGCGGTGGCGCGCCGACCGCAAGGTTGCGCGCCACGAGCGGGGCGAAGCCGAGGGCGGCCCCGGCCACGAGAGCGAGCGCGGCGCGCCTCAGGATCCGGGGCTCCGCGCGGAATCGCTGCACGATCCACAGCCCGATCAAGGGACCGAAGAGGAGGGTCGACTCGCGGGCGAGCAGGGCGAGCGCGAAGAGTGCGCCCGCGACGAGCCAGCGGCGCACGCCCGCGTCGCATCGGGCGAGCCACCAGAGCAGGAGGAGCGAGGTGGTGACGCCGAGCGAGTCGCGCACGAGAAGGGGCTCGTGCAGCAGGAACGGTCCGTAGAGCGCCGCCCCGAGGGCTGCAATGGCGGGCACGGCGCCCGCGAAGAGCTGCGCGGCGAGCAGGAAGACGAGGGCCACGCTGCCGACGCCCATGAGCGCCTGGCAGAGGCCGACGCCCCAGAAGCCGTCTCCCGCCACGAGCCGCGCCGCGGCGAGCGCGTAGGCGTAGAGCGGCGCCTGGTGGAAGACGTGCTTCCCGCCCCACCAGCGCTCCCAGCTCTCGAGGGGCGCCATGTCACGCATCCACTGGGTATTCGGGTGGATCGTGTCGCGGCCGAGGACGTCGCCTTCGAGAATGCGCCCCGACCAGGCCCAGCTGAACGCCATGTCGGATTCCTGCCACGTGCGCTGGTACTCGGCGATCGGCAGACGGGCCATGAGACCGAGGTTCGCGACCCGCACGGCGGCGGCGAGGCCGAGGATGGCGAGGAGGGTGCAGCGCACGACGCCTACGCCCCGGCGCCGCCCGCGCGACGCATGACGCCGACCGCGAGCGCGCCCGCCGTGACCAGTGCGCACGCCCACGCGAAGACGTCGCCGAAGCGCGTGTAGAACGTGCGCACGCCCGGCCAGGCGATCTCGTCGACGTGCTCGAGCGCCTGGTCGAGCGGCCCCTCCCAGCGGATGCGGCCGTCGGGCTCGACGACGGCCGAGATGCCGGTGTTGGCGACGCGCACGAGCGGCACGCGGTTCTCCACCGCGCGCAGGGTGGCCTGCGCGAGGTGCTGGTAGGGCGCCGACGTGCGGCCGAACCAGGCGTCGTTGGTCACGTTGACCAGGAAGTCGGCGCCGCCCGCGACGAAGCGCCGGGTGAGCGCCGGAAAGACGTCCTCGTAGCAGATGAGGACCCCGAAGCGTCCGGCGGGGAGCCGGAACACCGTCGGCTCGTGGCCCGGCACGACGTCGCCGATCGCGACCACGAGCCGTTGCACGAAGAAGAGGACGGCCTCGAAGGGCACGTACTCGCCGAAGGGCACGAGCTGGATCTTGTCGTACGTGGCGACCTCGCGACCGTCGGGCGAGACGAGGTAGGCCCGGTTGAGCTCCTGGAGTGCACCCCTGGAACTCTGCCGGTACGCGGGGCTGCCGAAGAGCAGGTACGCCCGGCTCTCGGTCGCGAGGTCGAGGACATCCTGGCGCAGTGGGCCGGGCTCCTGGAAGAAGAACGGCGTCGCGGTCTCCGGCCACACGATGAGGTCGGGCCGCGCGGCGAGCGCGGCGCGCGTCAGCTGGCGGTACCGCGCCAGGGTCTCGTCCTGGTAGGCCGGGTCCCACTTGTGGTCCTGCTCGACGTTGCCCTGCGCCAGCGCGACCCGGACGTGTCCGGCCGTGCGGCCCGCGAGCGCGGCCGCGCGGCGCCAGCCCGCGACTGGCAACACGGTCACCAGGAGCGTCAGCACCGCCAGCGCCGGTACGAGCCGTCTGAGGCCCGGCCCGCGCTCCCCGAGCACGGCGACCGCCACCAGGTTGAACAGCACGAGGACCGCCGAGATGCCGTACACGCCGGTCACCTCGGCCATCTGTGCGAGGTCATGGTACCGATACTGCGAGTAGCCGAGCGCCGCCCACGGGAACCCGATGAAGAACCAGGAGCGCAGCCACTCGAGCGCCACCCAGAGCGGCGGCGCGAGCCAGACGACGGGGAGGCCGCGCGCCGCGAGCCAGGCGAGGCCCGCGGTGAAGGCGCCCATGTAGCAGGCGAGCACGCTCACCATGAGCAGGAGGATCGCCACCGCGAGCGCGAACGGGACCGCGGAGTACGCGCTGATCGTGTGCACCACCCAGTAGACGATCGCGAGGTAGAAGACGGCGCCGCCGAGCCAGCCCGTACCGAAGGCGGCCCGCGGCCCGAGGCCCCGGCAGGCGCGGAGCAGCGGCACGAGCCCGATCCACCCGAGGAACTCGAGGTCGAGCGGCGGGAAGGCGGAGGCCAGGACGAGCCCGCTCGCGACCGCGAGCCCGACGCGCGCCGCGCGGCGCGGGCCGCGGGCGACCGCCAGGGCGGGTCCCCCGTTGCGGCTGAGCGAGACGGTCGCCACCGGCTTCAGCTCTCGCGCGGAGCGCCGGGCTCGAGCACGCGTGCCAGGGCCCGCTCGCGGCGCGCCATCCGCCGGGCCTCGGCCGCCGAGCGCTCGTGGTCGTAGCCGAGGAGGTGGAGGAAGCCGTGGATCAGGAGACGCTCGCCCTCGCGGCCGAGCGTCTCGCCGCGCCCGGCTGCCTGGCGGCGGGCAGTGTCGACCGAGATGACGACGTCGCCGAGGAGGCCGTCGGGGGCGC carries:
- the ybeY gene encoding rRNA maturation RNase YbeY, with protein sequence MRGRRAPALAARLARSARRLLRAVGLGRAELSVLLVSDREMRRLNRRWRGRDRPTDVLAFAQTEGPAGAPDGLLGDVVISVDTARRQAAGRGETLGREGERLLIHGFLHLLGYDHERSAAEARRMARRERALARVLEPGAPRES
- the lnt gene encoding apolipoprotein N-acyltransferase, whose translation is MKPVATVSLSRNGGPALAVARGPRRAARVGLAVASGLVLASAFPPLDLEFLGWIGLVPLLRACRGLGPRAAFGTGWLGGAVFYLAIVYWVVHTISAYSAVPFALAVAILLLMVSVLACYMGAFTAGLAWLAARGLPVVWLAPPLWVALEWLRSWFFIGFPWAALGYSQYRYHDLAQMAEVTGVYGISAVLVLFNLVAVAVLGERGPGLRRLVPALAVLTLLVTVLPVAGWRRAAALAGRTAGHVRVALAQGNVEQDHKWDPAYQDETLARYRQLTRAALAARPDLIVWPETATPFFFQEPGPLRQDVLDLATESRAYLLFGSPAYRQSSRGALQELNRAYLVSPDGREVATYDKIQLVPFGEYVPFEAVLFFVQRLVVAIGDVVPGHEPTVFRLPAGRFGVLICYEDVFPALTRRFVAGGADFLVNVTNDAWFGRTSAPYQHLAQATLRAVENRVPLVRVANTGISAVVEPDGRIRWEGPLDQALEHVDEIAWPGVRTFYTRFGDVFAWACALVTAGALAVGVMRRAGGAGA